The following nucleotide sequence is from Lacinutrix sp. Hel_I_90.
CGACACCTTTACCGATATTATTAGCTTTGACTACTCAGTAGGAAAAACACTACATGGCGATATTTTTATATCTACTGAGAGAGTAGCAGATAACGCTAATGATTTTGAGGTTGATTTTGAAACTGAATTGCATCGCGTTATTATTCATGGCATTTTACATTATTGTGGCTATAAAGATAAATCTGAAGCGGATGCAAAGTTAATGCGGGAGAAAGAAAATTTCTATCTTAATGAGCTAAATTAAAGTTTCCTAATTAGATGTATATTTGCAAACTGAAATTTTAAGAAATCCCAATTGTTTCACGTGGAACAATTACTATGTAATAGGCTAACAAGTTAGTTAGCCATTTTTAAAGAATAACAAGGTTTAATTGTTTCACGTGGAACAGTTAATTGAAGTTTTATATGTTGCGTTTCATTTAATTGAAACGTTTCGCAAATAGAGAATATTATGTTTAACGAAGTATATGATGTTATTGTCGTTGGAGCTGGTCACGCAGGAAGTGAGGCAGCTGCAGCAGCAGCAAATATGGGTAGCAAAACGTTGCTTATTACTATGAGTCTTCAAAACATTGCTCAAATGTCTTGTAACCCTGCTATGGGAGGTATTGCTAAAGGACAGATTGTTCGGGAGATTGATGCGCTTGGGGGTTACTCAGGAATCGTGAGCGACACCTCTGCCATTCAATTTAAGATGTTGAATAAATCTAAGGGACCTGCCATGTGGAGCCCGAGAGTTCAAAGTGACCGTATGCGTTTTGCTGAAGATTGGCGGTTGCTTTTGGAGCAAACTCCAAACCTTGATTTTTATCAAGAAATGGTTTCTGGTTTGATCGTGGAAAATGGAACTGTTGTAGGTGTAAAAACCTCTCTGGGAATTGAAGTGAAAGGAAGAAGCGTGGTGCTAACAAATGGAACTTTTTTAAACGGATTAATTCACATAGGAGATAAAAATTTTGGAGGGGGTAGAGCCGGTGAAAGAGCGGCGACAGGAATTACAGAACAGCTTGTAGGTTTGGGTTTTGAATCTGGGAGAATGAAAACCGGAACACCACCAAGAGTTGATGGTCGTTCTTTAGATTATTCTAAAATGGTTGAACAGCCTGGGGATGTTAATCCAGAGAAATTTTCTTAT
It contains:
- the ybeY gene encoding rRNA maturation RNase YbeY, with amino-acid sequence MISFNYENDFKLPNEVRVSNWISSVIRLEGCTEEEINYVFCDDDYLYKLNVEFLNHDTFTDIISFDYSVGKTLHGDIFISTERVADNANDFEVDFETELHRVIIHGILHYCGYKDKSEADAKLMREKENFYLNELN